A region from the Arachis ipaensis cultivar K30076 chromosome B01, Araip1.1, whole genome shotgun sequence genome encodes:
- the LOC107609303 gene encoding uncharacterized protein LOC107609303 gives MREGGILGHVISHGGIAVDPSKIEAVVQWEPPTIVTEVRSFLGPAGYYRRFIKGFSQIALPLTYLTRKEVPFVWTVECDRSFKMLKGKLTTAPVLVLPDPQKPFEVYCDASHNGLGCVLIQDKNVVAYASRQLRPHE, from the coding sequence AGAAGGTGGCATTTTGGGACATGTTATATCACATGgaggaattgcagtggatccttcaAAAATTGAAGCAGTAGTGCAATGGGAACCACCTACGATCGTTACAGAAGTTCGGAGTTTTCTCGGACCTGCTGGATATTACCGGAGGTTTATTAAAGGGTTTTCACAGATAGCCTTACCTCTGACTTACCTTACACGAAAGGAAGTTCCGTTCGTTTGGACGGTTGAGTGTGATAGAAGTTTCAAGATGCTTAAGGGGAAGTTAACAACTGCACCTGTATTAGTACTACCCGACCCGcagaaaccttttgaagtatactgtgacgcCTCTCATAATGGACTTGGATGTGTGCTGATCCAAGAcaaaaatgtggtggcttatgcttctcGACAACTGAGACCTCATGAATGA